In Leptolyngbya sp. NIES-2104, the genomic window AGTCATCGCTTCCGAGTCCAGAATCGATAACGGGTTCGGCGGCATCACGCCTGCGGTCAGCACCGAGAGATTGCTGGTAATCGGCTTCACAGCTTGCCGCAGTTCGCTCTGATCCACCACCACGTTACTCAGACCCACTGAATTGACCAATCCCCACAGGTGATGCTGTGATGGATTCCGCATATCCGCATCAACTAAAAGCACTCTCCGACCGGATTGCGCCATCGTTGCTGCCAGGTTCGCTGCTACTTCAGATTTACCTTCACGGGGGACAGCACTGCTGATGACGATCGTTTTCACGGGCTTATCAAGGCTCATGAACTTCAGATTCGCTTGCAGCATCTGATAAGCTTCGTGGATCATTGATCGCGGTGTACTCATCGCAATCACACGGGGTGAAATGTCATCCGCACCGGGAGACAGAATCGTTGGGGTGTCGCTGGTTTCAAAGCGAGGCACCAAGCCCAACAGAGTATAGCCATATTGCGCTTCGGCATCTTTGACGGTCTTGAGCGATTTGTCGATCGTATCGACCAAGAATGCCGCCGCGATTCCTAACAGTAAACCGACCATTGCGCCTGCTGCCAGCAAGATCAACCGCATCCGACCCGCCGGACGAGTAGGCACCATGGCGCTTTGCAGCACTCGTGCGTTGCCGACCTGCTGATTTTTTGCCACTTCAATCTCTTGTTTGCGAGCATTGAGGTTTTGATAAGCGGTGAGAGCAATCTCTTGTCTGCGCTCTAGTTCGCTCTCTTGCTGAATCAGTGCTGGAGTCCGAGCCGCACGGCTACTGTAGTTTATGAGTAGTCCAGAGAGCGTCGTAATCCGACCTTCTAAACCCGCCCGCTGAGATTGCAGAGTAGATAAAGCCGCTGCCAAGTTCCGCTTGATGTCGCCGACTTGCAGCCGATTCGGAGAGACTTGCACACTCGATCCAACTGCTTCAGAGACTCGCGCCTGCAACAGAGCGTTCAAATCATCGCGCTGCTGCTTCAAGGTTTGAATCTGTGGTGTCGTGTCTTTGAAACGCGATGATTCGGTCACGAGACGCGATTCGACGGTCTGAAGCTGGCTCAAAACGTCCTGTACGCCTGCGGACTGGCTTAGAGAAGCAAGGTCGATCGCTTGTCCGAGTTCGAGTCCTAACTGGTCTGCGACGGCTCTTTCTTGGCGACCCACATCTGCAAGTTGGGCGCGGGCTTGACTCAACTGATCTTGCAGCACAGCAGCGGAGTTGATATTTGCTGCTGATTCTCGCTCTAGATCAACAATGCCGTTTCGTGCACGGAAGTTCTTCAGGTCTTCGGATGCCCGATTCAGCGCTTCTTCTGCGGGGGGAATTTGATTATCGATAAAGCGACCTGCTTTATTCGCTTCTTCTTGGTTGGTCTTCAGGTTGTTGTCGATGTACGCCTTGAGTACCTGGTTGACCACGTTGGCTGCCATCTCTGGGTCGTCATCTGCATACTTCACATCAAGAATGTCGGTTGTGGGAACGGGTTCAACCTTGATTTGGCGACTCAGTTCATCTGGCTCCAGCGGTCGTCCCTGGGCATTCTTCAGTTGTAGAGTATCGATGACGCGCTGCAAAATCGGGTAGGATGTGACGACTGCTGCCTGCGTGTCAAGCGGGTTGCCCTCTCTTCTAAGGGCTTCGAGGGTTCCGACTCGCTCCCCAACTCCGGTCAGCGAGGTGGTGCGGTTCGACTGAACCAAGGCGCGTCCGTTGGCTTCATAGTTGGGTCGTTGCAGTGAAGTTGCGAGTCCAGCGACTCCAACCGTTGCGGCGAAAACCCCCGCAGCGACGAGCCAGCGACGTTTCAGGACGAGCCAATAGCTTTGAAGATCAAAATCTTCAGAGTAGCGCTTTGTCTCAATGTTCATGCTTGTCATAAAGAGGAATCTCAGAAAGTGGGTTGCTCAATACCTTTGGGAGACACGAAACCGAGAATTGAGAGCGTTCGGGTGAGTCAGAGATAGATGCGCCTGAGCGTGTTTCTTCGGTACAGGTTCGCTAGATGGTAGCGCGATCGCCTTGCACTGTCAGTAGATCTTCCCATCACTATGCCATATCTTGTCGTTCAAAAAGCTGAGATAAAGATTGAACTAGATGAAATCTTCAAAAAGTCATCCGTAATCTTGCTAGATTGTTTTTATCAGCGATCGTGACTTTTTTTGCGCGGCTGACACAGATTCGACAGTTCCCCAGGGATTGTGGTACAGCCGAAATCGCTGTTGAAGCAGCAACCAGAAGAACGGCAAATCGTGAATCAGATAGCGCTTCCAGAGCCGTCTCGGTTCACAGAGAATCCGAAACAGCCATTCTAGCCCGACGTTGCTCATCCACTGGGGCGATCGCTGGACGGTTCCAGCTTCAAAGTCGATTGTTGCCCCGATCGCGAGGAAAGTCTTCACATTGGGTAGCTGATCCTTGTACCGGGTGATCCATAGCTCTTGTTTCGGTGCACCGACTCCGATCGCGAGGACGGTCGCACCAGAGCGATTGATCATCTCGATGATGGCTTGACATTCTGCCTCGTTCTTCTCGAAGCCGAAGGAAGGCGAATGTGCCGCGACGACGATTTCGCGTCCGACCTTGGCATTGATTCGGCTTCGGGCTGCTTCCGCAATTCCGGGAGCGGCTCCCAGCAAGAAGATTTTGACACCAGGGTCATTGCGGTAGTACATGTAAAACGCAGGAAACAAATCCGATCCAGAGATTTTCTCCTGAACTGGGGTTCCTAAAAAATACGAGGCATAGACTAGCACCCGACTGTCACACACCTTGAAATCCACACCTTGATACGCCCTGTAAAATTCAGGGTCGCGCTGCAACTTCATCAGGTGATCCACGTTGGGCGTGAACACGATTCCTCCGAGTCTCAGCTTTTCGAGCAGCTCGATCATCGTGAGGTTGTGAATTCCAATGTTAAGAAGGTGAACCTGTCTCATTACTTTGCCCGAAAAATCTCTACTACGGCTCCCTCTCAATAGAGCCAAAGCCCTGATATTGGCGATCGTCCGATCTGGACAATCTGAATTTGCTTGCTCATCTTGCACCCAATCGTCTTGCAGTTGTTTTGAAAAACCCGCTCTGTCTAACTTCGAGGTGGCTCATTACGTAATCTAAGTGGCTTGCCGGAGGTACGTCTACTTGCTTCACTGAATCTTTACGCCATCATTAAGAGATTACCGATGGTGAAAACCGTGGAACTACGGAAAAACCTACCTGCTGCTCTAAGAAACGATCGAAATCCTATTTTGGGACGATGACAAATTGAGATGCAATGCTAATGAAATGGAGCCACGGTGAAGAACGCATCTGAACTTTAGATAGCTTGAGAATAAGCTACTGCAATTAGTCAGTCGGCTCAAAAATTAGCAGCAAATAAATGCCCCTCTACCGTTCTCGATCGACAGGTTTAGCTTAAATAATCAGTGAATACACGGAACAATTCTCAGGACTCAATTTCAACTGCTAAATGTCTGGTTTTGCTTCATATCAATAATTTTTCTGATTTGCATCTTTACTAAAGATGTTTGAGTATTGATTCTGAAAGTAGCAACTCTCACGTCTCTAGTTCTGTCTTTACAGCGAAATTGTTAAGTGCGATCGCAGCACAGTTGTTGCTAGAAGTTGAAGGTGCTGAACGGTCCAGACTTCATCAAGCAAAGCCCTATTCGTCCACCAAAGCTGCTGGAGCCGCCATTGCCACTTCTAAACTCAAGACATCATTTGCAGAAATTGTGTGTTCAACCGCTCGCTTGCGCTTGAGAATTTTTGCCGGAATACCGATCGCAGTTTCTCTAGCCCCTACATCCGACAACACAACTGCATTCGCACCAATGCAAGCATCGTCGTCAATCTGAACGCGTCCCAGAATTTTTGCTCCTGCACCTACGTTCACTCGATTGCCCAAAACTGGTGCTTCATCTAAACGATCGAGATAGCGATTTCCAAGCGTGCAGCCTTGCCGAATCACACAATCATCACCGATCACACAGTTACCGTGAATCACGATCGCGCTTTGATGCTCGATGATCACTCTACGTCCGACTTTGGCACTGTAAGGAAGCTCAATTCCGTAGCTGTTGCGGACTTTGCGGAACATCATGCGGTAGAGAATGCTAAGGGGTGCTCGTAACATCAGCGGTTTAATCGCCATGCGCCACACGCCGAAACGATACACTGCGATCGCTCGAAATCCAGGTTTTGTCCAGTCGCGTCCGTGCGCGTTCCAGTCTTCGACAATTTGCTGCCAGAAACTTAGGGAATCGGTTGTGTGATTCATCGGTTGCGTCCTCTAACACAAGGTTGGGTTATTGTGCGATCGAAACAGCGGTCGGCTGTACTTCGGTCAAAACAGTCTCAATCACAGGCTGCTGGATGACTTCCATAAATAGCGCTGCGAGTTTTCGCGCTTCTGTGGCGGCATCATGATGGCGTGCAACTCTTTCTGCCCCGATTTGTCCCATTTCAGCCAGAACTTCGGGGGAAAGCGCGATCGCGTCTTTGATGGCATTGGTGAGATCCGCGATCGAGCCAGAGGGAACGAGCCATCCGCATTGATTGGGAATGACGAGTTCAGGAATCCCAGCGATGTAAGTGCTAATTACCGGACGATGAAGCGCAAGGGCTTCCATTAGTGCTACGGGCAAGCCTTCAGCGAAACTCGGAAGCACTAAGGCACGAGCTGCAAGGATTTGTTTGCGGACTTCCTCGTTACTTGCCCAACCTGTGATTTCGATGTGATCTTCTAGTCCAGCCTCTGAGATCATTGCTTCAAGCTGTGGACGGATCGAGCCATCGCCCACGAAAACGAGCTTGATTGGGATGCCTGCGGCGACGATCGGTTTAATTGCTTCAATCAAAAGAAGCTGTCCTTTTGCTTCACACAGTCGCCCGACACAAACGATTCGCGGCGCAGCAGGAACGGGAGTTGCTTCGGTGAAAAAGGCTCGATCGACTCCGCAATGGATAATTTTGATTTTGTCCCACTGAGATTGATCACACCAGCGATACAGTTGGCTTTTGCCGAATGAACTGACTGTGGCAACAAAAGACGATCGCTCAACTTTTTCCACGATCGACAAGGCTTGGATTGTGTCGAACTCTTCAGGTCCATGAATGGTAAAGCTGTAGGTTGGTCCACCTAAAGCTTTACAGAGCATCGCGACCGTTGTGGAGTTTGTGCCGAAGTGAGCATGAATGTGTTGAATGCCATCTTCTTCAAACCAATCGTTCAACACGCAGGCTTCAGCGAGATAGATCAGATGTCGTAAAACACCGCGATCGGAACGCCGCCCGAATTTCACCGCGAGTTTAAGCGCTTGAAAAACCTGGTGCGGTCGGGTGAGAACTGCTTTGGTCAAACTTTTTAAGAGCGTTGCTACACCATTTTCTAGAACTGTTCGAGTCAGGGCGAGTTCTTTTTGATCGGCTTCATCGACTAACTCAGCGCGGCACGATCGAATTGCATATCGTCCAACTGGGAGACCGCATTTTTCGATCGCATGGATTTCGCGACGAACAAAACTATGACTAACCTTCGGATATTGATTAATCAGATATGCGATCTTGGGCACACCTCTATTCATAAACCGGGTACTAATACTTACGTAAGAATGCTGAGATTAGTATAGGAACTTGCTGTTTAAGAACAAAATCTTTTCTTCAGTCTTCTCGATTTTTTGTTTGAATTTAGCTCAATGTAAAGGCTTCATGAAAAATGAGAGGTGGTTAAGAGATATTGCTGAGAAACTATGCAGTACTATTTCCAATAAGTCACAGGAGGTTGACTTTCTTCACAATTTAGTGTTTTTGCTACACTTATTCAATCTAGCAACTAATTATTTTGGCATATCAGAGCCTGTGACCGTTATGTAATAAGCGCCGTCAACTGTCCGGAGGGGGAGAAACAATCTTTAAGATTTCTGGTAGTTATAGGGTGTTCTTTAAAACATGCCGTGAGTTTTAGTCATTTTTTGGATACCTGATGGACTCGGTGGAGGGTTGGTATGGCGATCGCTTTGAAGGCTGCGGTGATTGGAACTGGAGTAATTTCTAGAGAGCATTTGAGCTTTTTAGAGCGATCGCGAAATGCGAATCTGGTCGGAGTTTGTGATCTGTCGAAGATCTCAGCCCGCTATGCCGCAGAACGTTTTCAGGCTGAGGCAGCTTACACCGACTATCGGCAACTTTTAGCAGAAACAAAACCCGATGTCGTGCACGTTCTCACGCCGCCTCAGACGCACTCCTGGATCGCGAAAGACTGTCTTGAATCGGGAGCGCATGTCATTTGTGAAAAACCGATCGCGCCAACTTACGAGGAGTTTCAGCAGCTTTGGTCGATCGCACAAGCGAATCAGCGGTATTTGATTGAAGATCAGAATTATCGATTTAATCAGCCGATTTTAGCGATCGAACAACTTATTGCTCAAGGTCGTCTGGGTGAAGTGGAAGAAGTCGAGATTCGGATTTCACTGGCAGTGCGAAAAATGGCGATGTTTGCCGATGAGAATTTGCCGAATCCGATTCACAAACTGCCTGGAGGTGTGATCCACGACACGATCACGCACATGGCGTATTTGGTGCTGCGATTTTTGCCTATGGAGTTCGATCGAGTTCGAGCCAGTTGGAGCAACTACGGCGGTGGTGATCTGTTCAAATACGATGACCTTGATGCTTTGCTCATTAGTGGGTCAAAACACGCTCGCATTCGGTTTAGCTCAACAACACTACCAGAATGCTTTGAAATCATCGTGCGCGGCTCGAAAGGTTACGCACAAACCGATTTATTTCAACCTTATGTTCGCGCCGTGTTACCTCGGAAAGTGGGCAAGCAACTGTCACCTTTAGCCAATCACTTCATCAATGGCGCGGAACTTATGCGCTGTAGTGTGCGGAATTTCAATCGAAAAATCATGCAGCGAACACCTTATGAAGGACTGCATGGATTACTCGATCGAACTTACACCGCATTGCTCAATGGCGATCCACCTCCGATTTCTTACGAAGACATGGAGCGTACAAGTCGATTAGTCGAAGCATTATTGGTAGAGGAGAATCGTTTATGAAGCTACTAATCACGGGCGCGTCTGGCTTTCTAGGACAATATGTGGTGGCGGAAGCTTTAAGGCGGGGTCATCAAGTTCGTGCGATCGTGCGTCCGGTGACGAAAATTGAAAAGTTCTCCTGGCATGATCATCCGAATCTAGAGATTGTGCGGTTAGATCTGCGGCGCAAAGATGGATTGATTGCAGCGATTGAAGGAATCGATGCTGTGATTCATCTAGCAGCGGCAAAATCGGGCGATTTCTACGCTCAGTTTGCGGGAACTGTGATTGCGACTGAAAATCTGCTAGAGGCGATGAAAGCGGCGAATGTGCTGCGCTTGATTGCGATTAGTACGTTCTCGGTTTATGACTATTGGAACTTGCCGATCGATACAGTGCTAAATGAAGATTCAGCGATCGAGCAAAATCCACTAGAGCGCGATGAATATGCTCAAACTAAGCTAATTCAAGAACGATTAGTGCGCGAATTCGAGCAAGAGAACAATGCACCTGTGACGATTCTTCGACCCGGCATGATCTATGGTCGTGACTATCTCTGGAATCCTTGCTTAGGTGCAGAACTGACAGATACACTCTGGCTCCGAATCGGTGCACGGGCACAGATGCCGATGAACTATGTTGAAAACTGTGCAGAAGCGATCCTTCTCGCCGCTGAGAAAGATAGTGCGATCGGTCAAACAATCAATCTCGTTGATGATAATTTGCCGACTCAGCGAGAATTTGCTAAAAAGCTATTTGCAAGACAAAAGGACTTTCCGCGAATGGTTCCGCTCAATTGGACATTCATGCGGGGATTCACTTGGATACTATGGCTATATAACAAAACAGTGCTGAAAGGACAGGCAAAGTTTCCGGGTATCTTTGTTCCGGCAAAACTTCATGCTAGATTTAAGCCCTTGCTTTACACAAATGATCGAGCGAAACAAATTTTGCAGTGGATTCCGCGATACAGCTTAGATGAAGCGTTCGATCGCAGTTGTAGCTCGATCGATTTGTTAGCGGTTCCGGTTGTCGCTCAACCTGCTCAAGATCAGGAACCTCAGCAAGCATTGGTCAGTTAGAGGGTGTTTGAAAAGTATAAAAAGCCTTTTCGCTTCGATTGCCTCCCGCCCTGAAATGAATTTCGGGCTAACCGTAGAAAGTCTACTGAAGTAGACTCAGAGGCAGCTTCAGGTTCTTAGTCCATTTCTAATGGACTTTCGCCGATTAGCCCGAAATTCATTTCAGGGCGGGAGGCTGCAACGAACGACAAACTTTTCAAACATCCTCTTAAGGGTTGCTCAGAGGCAAAACGAATGCGAATCGCCTATCTAACCGGAGAATATCCCAGAGCCACTGATACTTTCATTCAGCGAGAAGTTGCTGGACTCAGAGATTTAGGCGTTGAGGTTCACACCTTTTCTGTGCGTCGTCCCGGTGTTGAACAGTTAGTCGGGGAAGAACAGAAAGCAGAATTCGATCGCACAACTTATCTCCTGCCGCCCAAAGCGATACAATTGCTCGGATCGCATCTGAAGTTACTGCTCGGCGGGCGATATTGGCGATCGCTAAAACTCGCTTGGAAAACTCGACAACCCGGATTACGCGGATTACTCTATCAACTGTTCTACTTCTTAGAAGCTGGAATCCTCGCCCAACAAGTTCAACTCCGCCAAATTCAACATCTACATAACCATCTCGCAACTTCTAGCGGCACCGTTGCGATGTTGGCAGCGGAACTCGGTGGCTTTACCTTCAGTTTTACGCTTCATGGACCTTATATCTTTTTCGAGCCGTATCAGTGGCAATTAGCAGAAAAGATCGATCGTGCTTTGTTCGTTTGCTGCATTAGTCATTATTGCCGCAGTCAAGGAATGGTATTTGGCTCGATCGCATCCTGGAATCGAATGCACATCATTCACTGTGGCATTGATCCTGCCTTGTTTAAACCTGTGAGACATCAAGGCACTGGAAATCGATTGCTTTACGTTGGACGATTAGCAGCGGTGAAAGGCTTACCGATTCTGCTCGAAAGCTTGGCGAAATTGGTGTCGAACTATCCAGATTTAGAATTAACCGTGATCGGAGACGGAAGCGATCGAGAACAACTAGAAGCCTTGACAGATGAACTCAATTTGCGATCGAATGTCAAATTTCTGGGCTATCAATCCCAAGCCGAAGTTCGTCACCATCTTCAGAAAACCGATGTGTTTGTGATGGCAAGTTTTGCAGAAGGCGTTCCTGTCGTTCTAATGGAAGCAATGGCGGCAGGCGTTCCCGTGGTAGCGACTCAGATTGCTGGGGTGAGTGAATTAGTCGAACATGGAAGCAATGGCTATCTTGTTCCAGCCGGAGATGCAGAGACATTAACCGATCGAATTGGGGAACTGGTACAAGATGCGGAACTGCGATCGAGCTTTGGAACCGCTGGACGGGTAAAAGTAACCGCAGAATTCAACATCAAAACCGAAGTTGCACGACTCCATCAATTGATGAACCGTGCGCTAGAAGGAAAACCTGAAGCGATTCGTCCAGCGATCGATCCTTAGAGGATGTTTGAAAAGTTGTCGTTGTTGCCGCAACCCGCCCTGAAATAAATTTTGGGCTAATTGGCGCAAGTCCATTGAAATGGACTAAGAACTTCAAACTGTCTCCCAGTCTACTGAAGTAGACTTTCCACGATTAGCCCGAAATTTATTTCAGGGCGGGAGACAATCGAAGCGGAGAGACTTTTTATACTTCTCAAACACCTCTTAAACCTGCTCTCGAACCTTACCAACCTGCGCTTGAGGCAATTCTCTATACGATCGCGTCAAACTTGGCAACTCTGATTCATCATCAAAAATCGGAACGCGCTGCTTCACAGTGAGCAATGTGGCAATAAACAGCACCCAATAAACATTCGCCAATCGCAGCATATAGCTTTCGGTCATGTTATTGAGTGCGAGAAACGTGAGAAAACCCAACGACCAGAGATGCTCTGGATGCTTAGAACCATAAGCCCGCATCAACGCTTTAATAAAGCCCGACACATAGCAAATCAGGAACAGAGTCAAACCGATTAAGCCAACATCCAGTGCAATTTCAATAAATCCGTTGTGGGCGTGCGGTGCTCTGAATGCTTGCGATAGATAGGAGCTAATCGCTCTGGGGTAAGGACTATCCGGTGACCAAAAAGCACTACGACCAAACCCAAACAAAGGACGATCGAGCAAATAATCCAGCGAAACTTTCCAAATATAAGTCCGTCCGGTGAGGGTTGGATCTCTTCCTAATGCAGTGAGTAGCGCCACCCAGTTTGTGAGGACTGTAACAATCGCTGCCCCACCAATCAGAACTCCTAAGCTACCCAAGACAATCGATCGCTTGCCTCGCCACCGATAATGCCGATAAAACAGCATTAGTGCCAGTAGCGTGACTGCCAGCACAAGTGCAGTTCTAGAAGTCGAGAGCAAGATCAATGCTGCTGTACTCCCGATGCCGATTCGCTTAATCCAGCGATCGCGGGGTCGCTCTACAGGTAGCGCAAAAAACGCCAAGAACGCCATCACCATCATGCTGCCAAAGGTGTTTTTGTGTCCGTAGATGCCTCGCCACGCGCCAACGTGATCAACATCTAGCCCGACTGACGGTAGACCAACGGCAAACAGCACACTCGCGATCGCGCCAATTGTAAAGGTCAGCGCATAGAGCTTGACTTGTTCTCTAAGAGAAAACCGAGTTGCAATATATAACCCGAAGCAAGTCATTTGTGCCATCTCACGATTTGCCAGCAGCGTCCATTCTGGAAAATCTGACCAAGCAAATGAGAAGAGCACGAGCAGTGTGAGAATCCACAGTACCCAGTCTCGCCGCATCGTAATCAGCGTCCGCTTGCCATTGAGTAAAAGCAAGAGGGCACTGACAAACCA contains:
- a CDS encoding polysaccharide biosynthesis tyrosine autokinase; translation: MTSMNIETKRYSEDFDLQSYWLVLKRRWLVAAGVFAATVGVAGLATSLQRPNYEANGRALVQSNRTTSLTGVGERVGTLEALRREGNPLDTQAAVVTSYPILQRVIDTLQLKNAQGRPLEPDELSRQIKVEPVPTTDILDVKYADDDPEMAANVVNQVLKAYIDNNLKTNQEEANKAGRFIDNQIPPAEEALNRASEDLKNFRARNGIVDLERESAANINSAAVLQDQLSQARAQLADVGRQERAVADQLGLELGQAIDLASLSQSAGVQDVLSQLQTVESRLVTESSRFKDTTPQIQTLKQQRDDLNALLQARVSEAVGSSVQVSPNRLQVGDIKRNLAAALSTLQSQRAGLEGRITTLSGLLINYSSRAARTPALIQQESELERRQEIALTAYQNLNARKQEIEVAKNQQVGNARVLQSAMVPTRPAGRMRLILLAAGAMVGLLLGIAAAFLVDTIDKSLKTVKDAEAQYGYTLLGLVPRFETSDTPTILSPGADDISPRVIAMSTPRSMIHEAYQMLQANLKFMSLDKPVKTIVISSAVPREGKSEVAANLAATMAQSGRRVLLVDADMRNPSQHHLWGLVNSVGLSNVVVDQSELRQAVKPITSNLSVLTAGVMPPNPLSILDSEAMTAFLETVSRDYDYVVFDTPPLAGTADAAVLGKMADGVLIAVRPGVADAGSVAAAKSLLDRSEPNILGLVANGVNVRYEPDSYFYYTSPREQVADRPERGERTRSLLTK
- a CDS encoding WecB/TagA/CpsF family glycosyltransferase, with the translated sequence MRQVHLLNIGIHNLTMIELLEKLRLGGIVFTPNVDHLMKLQRDPEFYRAYQGVDFKVCDSRVLVYASYFLGTPVQEKISGSDLFPAFYMYYRNDPGVKIFLLGAAPGIAEAARSRINAKVGREIVVAAHSPSFGFEKNEAECQAIIEMINRSGATVLAIGVGAPKQELWITRYKDQLPNVKTFLAIGATIDFEAGTVQRSPQWMSNVGLEWLFRILCEPRRLWKRYLIHDLPFFWLLLQQRFRLYHNPWGTVESVSAAQKKSRSLIKTI
- a CDS encoding serine O-acetyltransferase, with amino-acid sequence MNHTTDSLSFWQQIVEDWNAHGRDWTKPGFRAIAVYRFGVWRMAIKPLMLRAPLSILYRMMFRKVRNSYGIELPYSAKVGRRVIIEHQSAIVIHGNCVIGDDCVIRQGCTLGNRYLDRLDEAPVLGNRVNVGAGAKILGRVQIDDDACIGANAVVLSDVGARETAIGIPAKILKRKRAVEHTISANDVLSLEVAMAAPAALVDE
- a CDS encoding glycosyltransferase family 4 protein, which encodes MPKIAYLINQYPKVSHSFVRREIHAIEKCGLPVGRYAIRSCRAELVDEADQKELALTRTVLENGVATLLKSLTKAVLTRPHQVFQALKLAVKFGRRSDRGVLRHLIYLAEACVLNDWFEEDGIQHIHAHFGTNSTTVAMLCKALGGPTYSFTIHGPEEFDTIQALSIVEKVERSSFVATVSSFGKSQLYRWCDQSQWDKIKIIHCGVDRAFFTEATPVPAAPRIVCVGRLCEAKGQLLLIEAIKPIVAAGIPIKLVFVGDGSIRPQLEAMISEAGLEDHIEITGWASNEEVRKQILAARALVLPSFAEGLPVALMEALALHRPVISTYIAGIPELVIPNQCGWLVPSGSIADLTNAIKDAIALSPEVLAEMGQIGAERVARHHDAATEARKLAALFMEVIQQPVIETVLTEVQPTAVSIAQ
- a CDS encoding Gfo/Idh/MocA family protein, which encodes MAIALKAAVIGTGVISREHLSFLERSRNANLVGVCDLSKISARYAAERFQAEAAYTDYRQLLAETKPDVVHVLTPPQTHSWIAKDCLESGAHVICEKPIAPTYEEFQQLWSIAQANQRYLIEDQNYRFNQPILAIEQLIAQGRLGEVEEVEIRISLAVRKMAMFADENLPNPIHKLPGGVIHDTITHMAYLVLRFLPMEFDRVRASWSNYGGGDLFKYDDLDALLISGSKHARIRFSSTTLPECFEIIVRGSKGYAQTDLFQPYVRAVLPRKVGKQLSPLANHFINGAELMRCSVRNFNRKIMQRTPYEGLHGLLDRTYTALLNGDPPPISYEDMERTSRLVEALLVEENRL
- a CDS encoding NAD(P)-dependent oxidoreductase → MKLLITGASGFLGQYVVAEALRRGHQVRAIVRPVTKIEKFSWHDHPNLEIVRLDLRRKDGLIAAIEGIDAVIHLAAAKSGDFYAQFAGTVIATENLLEAMKAANVLRLIAISTFSVYDYWNLPIDTVLNEDSAIEQNPLERDEYAQTKLIQERLVREFEQENNAPVTILRPGMIYGRDYLWNPCLGAELTDTLWLRIGARAQMPMNYVENCAEAILLAAEKDSAIGQTINLVDDNLPTQREFAKKLFARQKDFPRMVPLNWTFMRGFTWILWLYNKTVLKGQAKFPGIFVPAKLHARFKPLLYTNDRAKQILQWIPRYSLDEAFDRSCSSIDLLAVPVVAQPAQDQEPQQALVS
- a CDS encoding glycosyltransferase, with protein sequence MRIAYLTGEYPRATDTFIQREVAGLRDLGVEVHTFSVRRPGVEQLVGEEQKAEFDRTTYLLPPKAIQLLGSHLKLLLGGRYWRSLKLAWKTRQPGLRGLLYQLFYFLEAGILAQQVQLRQIQHLHNHLATSSGTVAMLAAELGGFTFSFTLHGPYIFFEPYQWQLAEKIDRALFVCCISHYCRSQGMVFGSIASWNRMHIIHCGIDPALFKPVRHQGTGNRLLYVGRLAAVKGLPILLESLAKLVSNYPDLELTVIGDGSDREQLEALTDELNLRSNVKFLGYQSQAEVRHHLQKTDVFVMASFAEGVPVVLMEAMAAGVPVVATQIAGVSELVEHGSNGYLVPAGDAETLTDRIGELVQDAELRSSFGTAGRVKVTAEFNIKTEVARLHQLMNRALEGKPEAIRPAIDP
- a CDS encoding O-antigen ligase: MKKLLLFAEICFVVFGLTFFTGGLTPGATTDGVDTGLVPEIVVTTVRYFIWFVSALLLLLNGKRTLITMRRDWVLWILTLLVLFSFAWSDFPEWTLLANREMAQMTCFGLYIATRFSLREQVKLYALTFTIGAIASVLFAVGLPSVGLDVDHVGAWRGIYGHKNTFGSMMVMAFLAFFALPVERPRDRWIKRIGIGSTAALILLSTSRTALVLAVTLLALMLFYRHYRWRGKRSIVLGSLGVLIGGAAIVTVLTNWVALLTALGRDPTLTGRTYIWKVSLDYLLDRPLFGFGRSAFWSPDSPYPRAISSYLSQAFRAPHAHNGFIEIALDVGLIGLTLFLICYVSGFIKALMRAYGSKHPEHLWSLGFLTFLALNNMTESYMLRLANVYWVLFIATLLTVKQRVPIFDDESELPSLTRSYRELPQAQVGKVREQV